AGTTAAGACAAAGGGGTTATGGCTccccaaattttttataaaaaaattagtagtactttttaaaaaaataaaaaataatttagttgacttaaatattttatttttattgcacaataatttttattttaaacattaaaaacaTGTTAGATTGTGATTTGTTGCCTTTCACAacacatcaaaattaaaaaataaaattaaatcaaataaaaaagttatctaacaaaaaatataaacataaaaaaagatcatctaacaatcaatcaaataaaaaaagttatttaacaaaaaagataagaataaaaaaagatcatctaacaaaataaaaaataaaaatcattattataaaaaaCACATTGCTTTGCCGGCAGTTTCTCTATTCGCATTTTGCAGCTCTCTATTCAACAAGCAATACTCCTTCTACCtttgagttcaaatataaaaaaattagatattttttatttaattaatttaatattattttatattttactgtttatttgatttaattttttatatgataaaaaatatttagaatattcaataagtatcgatgttattttatttgtataaattgataaaaaaaatttaataaatattataaattttaatatttattcttctaactttttttttttacatattttacaggatatatattcaaatttttatataaaataatgataaaaaattaaagaattgatgcatttttaaGGGGAAGGCTAATATTTAAGAAGGAGAGTactattataaattattttttattttttattttttatctgtagaattacttatttattatcttattagtaacaaacttaaagaataattatatttataaattttattttaatataaatattattattaaatttttattttaaattttggcccctccaaaattttatttcaagttCTGTCACTGATtccatgatatatatatatataatcaacaaaattaaaatatagcaTAATACCTTAGACAAAATCACAAAACCAAATACAAACTTACTAGTTATAGTTACTTAGAttgtttaaatattattttttgaatttgattcttAGTAATTCGTCCCTTTAAATAAGTATCGAAAGTTCAAATTTCGTCTGGTGCATGCAGTAATATTAACGAGTCCTAAATCAAACAGTTTAAGAAATatcataaacaaaaaaaaaaaagaatatctTAATATATTGGGTGTGTTTGGCAAACGCGTTACAAGAGAAGAAGCACGTTTAACCTTCTTGAAAGCTTCAATTTTTGGTTTGGCAAATTTTTGATTCATGAACGCAGAAGTGATTTTGCTTTCAAAACCATAATTTTCAAAAAGCTACAATTTTAAGCTTCTGCGTTTCACCAACGGGCTTCTAGCTATCAATACTCCatctttatttactttttaccaactttatcctttatacatattattatattatttatggaattcttattatttttgtttacatgaactctctttttttattatttattatttttattttttattaattatttatttgatattatacacttttataattgtaattttttgtattatttttattatctttttataatatgatttattgattctattaggtaaagtaaattaaacaaaaaattaattgtaaataataataataataataaattatagtatactaaaaaagagtattaagagtattaaaaatatactatataaaaaatatcataattttttttgatttatttcaattactaccaaaataaatatttaatttttttattattcttagtactctctaaaaattatattttgttagttttaattaaaaatatattttgccaatgtttatatattattttattttagtgtataaatattaattttattatagaattaattaataagatatattcaattatctaaattaaaataataagataatatacaaaaattatttaagttggtgtctattttagtaatttttttatctaaaagtgattttgagtagtataatccaaacaacatttattttactataattcattTTGATGtaaaaattgccaaacataaatcactttaacacaaacttacttttcatcaaaatcaagtttgcaaaatcaattttattcaaaCTCCCGTTTGTAAActgtaatccaaacacacacaaTATCggaataacttatttataagttacttttaacatagtcatttattatttaagttattttatcaaaaGGAGCTTAATTAAGTTGGTTACTCAAACTGAAcctaaatatatattttttttggtggATGACATCAAATATGTTAACTAGCTATTTATATAGTTTACCTTTATGTAAGTGATATATCTTAATATCTACATAGAAGAAAGGTTTCACCAAACCATAGAAGAAAAGAGAGTGGATCAAGTCTAGTGATGAGGTTAGAAGAATAGTTCAATTCTAATGATGTTGACTATGCATACATGGCCACAGAGAAAGACAACATTGCCTCAAAAAGGATTTTCATGGAAAAGTTCACTTACACCAAGTGTAGGAGGCTATCAATATTTAGTCAATCATATGAACCACTACTATCTCCAAATCTCATCCAACATTAAAATTTCAAGGGTCAAAATTGAACAAGCTGAGTACCTCTATAGAAGGTTCATGAGTTCCTTTGAGTTTATCCCCATTGACATAGACAACATTTTAAAGAACAACATGCTATATATATGGTAGTGTTTGCCGCGGTTTTTTCATTGTCGAATTCCTTCAGAAAATGTTACAGAGTGCAGCGGTTTCTCTTGACACGCGTTCCATAAACCGCTACGGGTTCTCTTGACAAATATATGAAGCTTGGATCCTTTGAACCATGACTCCATTAATTTTGGCAGTGCAAACACCAGAGAAAAAGATGCAATAGTTCAACCTTTTGCAAAATCCAGTGTGTTTCATTTTCTccaatttgaaattttgaaacacCTCTCAAGTAACGTCTCCCCATCAACCGCTGGACTCTATATTCATCCTCCACCCTGcgttttcttcttcctcctttctttttcCTCTCGTCTCTCAGTTTCTTTCAACAATATCAGTTTGCTGAGTTTTCAATTAGATTCTTTTTGCACTAAGCAGTAGACCTTATACGAAAAGCTCTCCCAAACTACTCTTACAACATTGGCTTTCAATCTGTATTTCTAAGTAGCAAGTTTCTAGCAAAATGAGTTCTAAGAAGAGTATAAACTTAGCTTGTATAATCCCTGACAAATACAGATACTAAGCTCTCATAGTAATTTACTAGTTTGGAGCTAGCAAATATGTTcatgaaaagaataaaagaggcCACCCAGAGATCAACATAGTTGATTcctgtttttgaaaattttgaggCTAATCATTTGATGAAATATGAGGAAAGCTTTGATGACTTCAAGTGCAAATTCTAAATAAGGAAGGGAGTCCAGGACACAATCATTAAAGAAACCAAGGTAAAAAGGACAGATTAATTCTTCTACAAACCAAAAATAAGAGCCAGTAGAAGAGAGAATTATTGTCAAATGAAGATAAACCAATATAGCTTATGCTCAAATAAGGATGCAATGAAGATGTTGCAGATTAATGAGGGAACAGCAATCCCCTATCTGAAGCTTCAACTTTGtatcatatttgattttttatttcttggGCAATGACTATTACCATCAAATGAGGTTAAGATGCAATACATCaaacttgcaaaaaaaaaactaaatccAATGCATATCTAACGCATACTGATCAATTGTTCCTTAAAATGAGCATTCTGGTTTCTCTGTTGGATAATATCCTTTTACTTTCTTGAAACCACCTCTCAGCCTCGTCTCTCGTCCCATGCCTTTTGAAACCATAAACCAGGATGGTATAAGTCCACCTGTTCGGCTCAAAGCCCCTTCGACGCATCCTTTCAAACAACTCACAAGCCTGCCCCATATCACTCTTACATGCTTTTCTCAACAACAAATTGTAAGTGTAAATGTCAAGTGGAAAGCACTTTGCTATTAGTTTCTCCAAGTCCTCAACATGGCTAACTCTATGATGATCATAAAATGCACCAACCACAAAGCTAAGCATTGACCAATCAGTTTTTCCCTCCTCTTTCACTCCTCTTAAACGAACACAGGCATTGTAAACTTCCAGTGAAGACATAGATTGAGAAAGAAGTATGTTACCGAGAGAAGAGGTTAATCGACGTCCCATTTTCTCATACACATTAACAAGATCCACTGCCTCATGATATCTTTTCGATGAACAAAGCTCCTGTACAAGATTCTCATAGCATTCAATGCTTGGATGAAAACCATCTCTTAACATTTTTTGTAAGAGCAGATACGCAGGTCCAGGATTCTTGCTTTTGCAGAGAGAAACAACCAAGCAATTATATAACTTTCTAGTAGCCAATCCACGGGACCAAACATTATTAAAGAAGTTAAGCGCATCATAAGTCCTTCCACTTTCCAAATAAGCTTTCAACATAAGAATTAGAGAAGATGAAGTAGGCTGAATGCCATTCCTCTGCATCAACTCAAACACATTCCAAGCCAACTCAGCCTGCTTGGCATGCCCAGCCGCATCAATGAAACAATCATAAATATAATGTTGACGATCATTATGGGACAGCATCTCAAACAAACTGAAAAACCGAGACCTTGAATTGTCCATCTGAAgtaaacaacaaacaacaactCTACATAGAGCCGGTGTCACTTCATGACCCTTCTCCTTCATTTCAACGAGAAGACGAGCAGCAATATCTCCCCTATTCAACTCTTTAAAACCCTTTATCATATTTGCATAGGCCCTGCTAGAAGACACACCTTTAAGTTCCCCATGTATCAAATAACTCTCTTCCACTCTTCCCGCCCGGCACAGTGCCGTTATAAAGTTGTCATACGTGGAAGCATTAGGCATAATTTTCCATTCCAAGGCAAGATGGAGCAACTCTTTCATCTCATCAATCATGCACTCTCTACACAGAACATTAGCAAGCCTAGTAAAGGTCGGTGCATCTAGAATAAAATGGTGATCGATCGAGCTCTTCAACACACTGAATGCTTCCTTGGCGTTTCCGTCCCAACACAAAGCAAGTATCAAGTGCTTATAAGCCATATGATTTGGTGACAGCATAAACTCTGACCTCGACTTGAACAGATCAAGAGCGACATCCGCCATCCCCACCTTGCAAAAGAAGCACAGCACAGCATTCATGGTAGCCGTATTCGGTGGAACATCAGTCTCAGACATGTCTGTAAACAAATCATACACCTCGATGAGTCTGTTCTCCCTCAAGAGCCTATAAATCAACATGTTGTAACTCCCCAAACCAGGAATGTACCCTTCATCTTCTTTCTTCTGTCTGTAAAACTCCAAGGCCTCATCCAACCGGCCACCCTGCACAAGGTCCATTATACAAACCTCATAAGTATGATCCAACGGCACCAGTCCCGAATTCCCAAACTCCCTAACCAACCTAATAGCATGATAAAATCTATTACTCCCCCACAAAGCGGGACCACGGCGGCGGAAAGGTGGGAGGAATTCGTCGAGGTCTTCCACTGATGGGGCGCGAGCAAGGATTCGGGAGATGGCGGAGAAGGTGCCGCGAGTGTGGTGGAAGTCGGGCTGGCGGCCGGCCCAACGGAAGAAGCGGAGACAGGGGTAGACGTGTGCGGCGGCGGTGCCATGGTGGAGTACGGTGAGGACGAAGGACTCGTCGAGACGGGGGAGTTTTAGGGCGGAGAGAGAGGCATCGACGGCGGCGTTGTCGTTATAGGAGGAGGAGTCCTTCGAAGAGAGAATCTGAAAGATTCGAGTGATGAGTGAGTCAAGCGTCTTGAACCAGTCCTTGATGGAAGATGCGACGTCgttttggtttatttttctTAAGACGGTGTGGGAGTTATGAgaagaggaagatgatgaagaagaagaaaaggaagaagggTGGTTGTTGTGAAtgaggaaagaagagaagagagatcTGCGTTTGATTACATGTTTTAGTTGCTGTAGCATTGTCAATGTCCCTTCCTCAAGTCCAATCTACGCTCTTTTCTTAATTTGAAAAGTATAGATTTAGAATACTAAGTAAAGTGAACAATAAATATGTtagatattaaatttaatatacaggtgattatattaattattttttattgaatgattatttttttatttaatttatttatgctCAATTAATAATAGCTAGATGTTTAATTTATTAGGTGTACAGATAATTATCTTAATGTTAAGATTTAAGAGATAATTTAGGATAGagtatttttttactttattagaTCAATTTTAAAGTTCATTATTCAGATTGTTTAGAAGAGACGTTATCCACCTAACAAAACTGCTTTAATTTTATACAAACTTAACTTAGTTCTCAATATTAAGCATGTGTTTGTCTTAGCGTTCGGAACACCAAATTTATCGTTTAAGTTTTTTTTtgaaagttttattttttagtttgattattttttcttcttctaaacGCAAATGTAATTTAACTTAGGTTTATTTAAAGGTGGCAAATAGGGAAATACATCCCGCCCCGCCGAAAGCCTGCTACGCCCCATTTAGTAAGACGGTTCTAAAATTCCATCCCGTTTTGTCTAACTGCGGGCTGGCAGGCTAAACCCGCAAAATCTCATTTTTTTTGTAagtgctacacatacaagtcatTTTGGTTTACAAGCCATACAAGTTAGGTCAAACCCAACAAAAAAGACGCTCACCCATACGAGCGCACGCGCGCTACTCAATGGTTTCTATAACTCGCTTCGCGTACCTCCTCCTCtattcctcctcctccttcttctttgcgtttatcttcctttttcttcataTGTTTCATCTTTATTGTCATTTTTTTACTACCGTTGttgttgctgcattttttttccttcttctctttctatttattttgcaacattatgtattttttttgtttgatttttttctcttaagaaaaattatgagaatataaaataagaagatgaagaagaagaagcagcagaagatgagaaagaggaagagttttgaattatgcagaacttattagaataaaaatacaccca
The Arachis stenosperma cultivar V10309 chromosome 7, arast.V10309.gnm1.PFL2, whole genome shotgun sequence genome window above contains:
- the LOC130939264 gene encoding pentatricopeptide repeat-containing protein At1g71210, mitochondrial-like, translated to MLQQLKHVIKRRSLFSSFLIHNNHPSSFSSSSSSSSSHNSHTVLRKINQNDVASSIKDWFKTLDSLITRIFQILSSKDSSSYNDNAAVDASLSALKLPRLDESFVLTVLHHGTAAAHVYPCLRFFRWAGRQPDFHHTRGTFSAISRILARAPSVEDLDEFLPPFRRRGPALWGSNRFYHAIRLVREFGNSGLVPLDHTYEVCIMDLVQGGRLDEALEFYRQKKEDEGYIPGLGSYNMLIYRLLRENRLIEVYDLFTDMSETDVPPNTATMNAVLCFFCKVGMADVALDLFKSRSEFMLSPNHMAYKHLILALCWDGNAKEAFSVLKSSIDHHFILDAPTFTRLANVLCRECMIDEMKELLHLALEWKIMPNASTYDNFITALCRAGRVEESYLIHGELKGVSSSRAYANMIKGFKELNRGDIAARLLVEMKEKGHEVTPALCRVVVCCLLQMDNSRSRFFSLFEMLSHNDRQHYIYDCFIDAAGHAKQAELAWNVFELMQRNGIQPTSSSLILMLKAYLESGRTYDALNFFNNVWSRGLATRKLYNCLVVSLCKSKNPGPAYLLLQKMLRDGFHPSIECYENLVQELCSSKRYHEAVDLVNVYEKMGRRLTSSLGNILLSQSMSSLEVYNACVRLRGVKEEGKTDWSMLSFVVGAFYDHHRVSHVEDLEKLIAKCFPLDIYTYNLLLRKACKSDMGQACELFERMRRRGFEPNRWTYTILVYGFKRHGTRDEAERWFQESKRILSNRETRMLILRNN